One region of Atribacterota bacterium genomic DNA includes:
- a CDS encoding NifU family protein: ELVDIVDGVVKVRLKGMCGACPMSMITLKDGIERVVKEEVPEVKSVEQVF; encoded by the coding sequence CGAACTTGTGGATATCGTCGACGGGGTGGTGAAAGTTCGATTGAAAGGAATGTGTGGCGCCTGCCCTATGTCGATGATTACCCTGAAAGATGGAATTGAAAGGGTAGTGAAAGAGGAAGTTCCCGAGGTAAAATCAGTCGAGCAGGTCTTTTAA